From a single Pseudorasbora parva isolate DD20220531a chromosome 15, ASM2467924v1, whole genome shotgun sequence genomic region:
- the apobb.2 gene encoding apolipoprotein B-100 isoform X2: protein MAKRYKPFNKYEYFYETESLNALNGAVNGPKASCKVEIAVPGTCSYIVRTTDCTLSEVSEVDADGNPVFGAAAGAEDFKTAMESHPLKFTIEGDDDIKLFPEEDERINILNIKRGIISALAVPVLEEDRNKHMPTIYGLCKTDYVVNTREEIATEVTLRRDLSGCDKFRPVEDHTSPLALITGMKYPLAQLIRSNQTCHYRFNNEQHHMTSGTCTEKHVLVLFSHKGEYGVVNIGKQALTLLGVSKYNDRDFDHNVANMKPLHPDSSVDMSPIQDKEAALVVLREIADLSKTNDGRKRAHLAHKLVSVIRKMEAETLMAVVPEAVEISQSLTYQALLQCGTPECSSAIMQIFRTFDALSVELDAAVYAMGMISRSSRVLVKEMLAMAKFKPSKPIYYALSNAVRRLFETDGVTSEIQAVADYGLEQIGDCTGDQEHVFLSLKVIGNMVAALGAARPALQSSVIRCINQPAASAAVQQAAVQIYRQIPVPEEGRAELMYAVLDRGSSVQKRVASYLILMKNPNPAELAQLAAALLVEENPQVKSFIQSHIRNIWSSAAPESLDLRQKIRDAFQGNKLEMLMDPIELSRYYRLGSLEGNMIFESPNELPREVMLEMTLNAFGFDMDLIEIGMEGKGFEPIVEALFGEDGFFPDTIMKATLYATDKMPAQLNEVLDNMLPITRNERKKRQASQNILNEISHNVNKLFEDLKAQNAPEAMVYLKLLGAELGYLDTKDGKMIRSLLKMIPTDFLKRLLSSVDNELFLHYIFMDNEFYLPTGAGFPLRVALSGTFTPGVKGGLSFNPSTREFALTLSAGIEFVTEIGTHFPDYVHCGLEMQTNIYHESGIKAKLSVTDSQLKLSIPAPRGLTELISVTNSLVSVVGAKTEPIPAKGEYINMNKCTALFPGLKFCTALKYPDTSSNDAAPYFPLTGDSTFAVELHPSEEVTEYIATISYAYEDEADKLTISVKAEGTSHEARNVLILNRQQYSVSAQLLMDSLQLDSKVSAKLKHTETLTLEIENELKLPETTSVQTLSLKYENEKIEAEFKCDVRSEIQRIIPNISAVETFVNSLLDRQIGLKEVKVCDVLAKTVVILGVHAVPVITLPERLFLNVEAAAKYQFGQHYYTITLPLPLGGKSTRDLNFPTTLTTPNLIVPHLGLEFESTSIDLPEFSIPETVALSVPTLGLVELSGKLNSNFYNIEAALSAARDPAESYSAVFEVTGISPVDLLSLKVKGSALVEATSDDSLKANIKTVLHHKIINATISIKEEVEFAEKLSVKSKTMFELTSHVGVQFLLEHTGQFGVDAEEIYGDGNLEGSFKAGLIHGSGNLLQSVSVLPFRSEAKMNSSLKVDSTLLRAQNSFTVAFANGELIIISNNTAFDNLLTLLNTAKITFKESKLDLNSHTKAEVLGLKIQNMAETRFGIDTVSVKIETSTHSSAEHIHSLVTVALDVNGLVIHSDASVILIGHKAVHKSILSLNKDGLITNGTASLQSLLSLEELRHTFKITYKNEAATAQCKTIGNIMGSRVNHNTELEIAGLSGQIKNHISFNSILFNFDTNTDGTTIPFRFNFNGTIIGKNAYYLLGYTSYEFMAKVFLKAEPQSIAHSHECKISTVLELPIDNGGSIKSQFESMSDTLLIPSEQNTKVTVKAKVNKYAIEQEISAYNTQARLGLEGSGKVHTNLFNTANTAYQDFAVSGFLKYDKNTDTQSINLPFLEGFSLVHGNIRITLESIGETLRNYINREGIASKIQTLTQHVGDFVSNLNFERRAVQLKLALKALYQEYVLKLKGLTGAFEKLVFDMGEALDHLAELTLKGMQIGKVVEMLPKHIKVLIFFIIDDIKTILSSINTQGYTKLNEIFHPASAKRDRQIEANSLLGPSFGKLYGEVRISSPVYNFRTSAEFKNASERYPLFTAFINTEGTSADLKALNYNLESTAQISIPETSPVIVSETFKLTHIDLTVDQQALLTLNGSASNSTFFLDTSYKNQVNIPSHSLSGEISLIQKAVAYQDDAAFTLTVKNEGTGKFALQDFSEEGTHRGDLHFNMGLGAPKLSFTGHTDSDALQMKIKVNADAVALSYIKFNARVETESPFIKNSLLVASGKATFGDMKVEIKASHVTSVFGAVSGVFSNTANILTCPSEVAIDFQNRGIAKINLFESFLANVDLQKDYTVSFNSGIQEISSVAVAHLNHYNYSHNFTASNNKADMGIYAVVNSVANFGYLNAAEMFVPAIFRIPAIRELNWNDNTGPLDLTTSDQPIGLRAKLVYQKSWFAPIIDLGLVVPSLGNLVSELSFKSSILNLNANAGIYPKDYLMRVSATTASVYQGLKAKLDGTTGLTTNNGLKLASSLSLENAHVDCNYGSTLTLEDNYEAVLSVDTVAKINLTSFTVDVTHQLSGDTKAHPKATSNLKVKYSFDRPDSVAAGYGDAENTLKLDATLSFISIESATQVTTDSTFSDHTKVKGNMNNEANIHVSADGLKSNLKNTGNGFIGFKYFTLGLDINEQLTLKGDLGRMYSLLEIDSNYTFIYNREIELAINHTALGKAEFAPLSTLMAAVDMLFTEPRYHDSEERNTYLRNGYKTTTFFRWYNLSTEIIEEYFHEFPVSTLVLECFSNLTSPSTLLEYQGELSFFQIYLN, encoded by the exons A TGGCCAAAAGATACAAGCCCTTCAACAAGTATGAATACTTCTATGAGACCGAGTCCTTGAATGCTTTGAACGGGGCTGTCAACGGCCCCAAGGCTAGCTGCAAG GTTGAGATTGCAGTTCCTGGTACATGCAGCTACATTGTGCGCACCACCGACTGCACGCTGAGTGAAGTGAGTGAGGTCGATGCAGATGGAAACCCTGTGTTTGGAGCAGCTGCTGGCGCGGAGGACTTCAAAACCGCCATGGAGAG TCATCCTCTGAAGTTCACCATTGAGGGAGACGATGACATCAAGCTTTTCCCTGAGGAGGATGAGCGGATAAACATCCTCAACATCAAGAGAGGAATCATCTCTGCTCTCGCTGTCCCAGTGCTGGAGGAGGACCGCAACAAACACATG CCCACCATCTACGGTCTGTGTAAGACTGATTATGTCGTGAACACCAGAGAGGAAATCGCCACTGAAGTCACCCTAAGAAGAGATCTGTCCGGTTGTGACAAGTTCAGGCCAGTGGAAGACCACACCAGTCCTCTCGCCCTCATCACCGGCATG AAATATCCTCTTGCTCAGCTGATCAGAAGCAACCAGACCTGCCACTACAGGTTTAATAATGAGCAGCACCACATGACCTCTGGAACTTGCACCGAAAAACATGTTCTTGTGCTCTTTTCACACAA GGGAGAATATGGAGTGGTCAATATTGGCAAACAGGCCTTGACCCTTCTGGGAGTCTCGAAGTACAATGACAGAGACTTTGACCACA ATGTGGCCAACATGAAACCCCTCCATCCAGACAGCAGTGTTGACATGAGCCCCATCCAGGATAAAGAAGCCGCTCTTGTTGTTCTGAGGGAAATAGCTGACCTTTCCAAGACCAACGATGGACGTAAGAGAGCCCATTTGGCCCACAAGCTCGTATCCGTGATCCGTAAGATGGAAGCTGAGACCTTGATGGCTGTTGTTCCCGAAGCAGTGGAAATCTCTCAGTCTTTGACGTACCAGGCTTTGCTACAGTGCGGCACACCAGAATGCAGCAGTGCTATCATGCAGATATTCAGGACCTTTGACGCGCTCTCGGTTGAGCTTGACGCTGCTGTATATGCCATGGGAATGATATCCCGTTCCTCACGCGTCCTTGTGAAGGAAATGCTGGCGATGGCTAAGTTCAAGCCAAGCAAACCCATTTACTACGCTCTCAGCAATGCTGTGAGAAG GCTCTTTGAGACGGATGGAGTCACCAGTGAGATCCAGGCAGTGGCTGATTACGGCCTTGAACAGATCGGGGATTGCACAGGTGACCAGGAACacgtctttctttctttgaag GTCATTGGTAACATGGTGGCGGCACTGGGAGCCGCGCGCCCTGCTTTGCAGTCTTCTGTTATTCGATGCATCAATCAGCCGGCTGCCTCTGCTGCAGTCCAACAGGCCGCGGTCCAGATCTACAGACAGATTCCTGTACCTGAAGAG GGCCGAGCGGAGCTCATGTATGCGGTTCTGGACAGAGGCTCGTCCGTACAGAAGCGTGTAGCCTCGTATCTAATCCTGATGAAGAATCCCAATCCTGCTGAACTCGCTCAACTGGCGGCGGCGCTCCTTGTTGAGGAAAATCCTCAGGTCAAGAGCTTCATCCAATCTCACATCAGGAACATCTGGAGCTCCGCAGCACCAGAGAGCCTGGA CTTGAGACAGAAGATTCGAGATGCCTTTCAAGGCAATAAACTTGAAATGCTCATGGATCCCATCGAACTCTCTCGATACTACAGACTGGGATCTTTAGAAGGAAACATGATCTTTGAATCTCCAAATGAACTTCCGAGGGAGGTCATGCTGGAGATGACCTTGAATGCATTTGGGTTTGATATGGACTTGATTGAG ATTGGCATGGAGGGAAAGGGCTTTGAGCCCATTGTGGAGGCCCTCTTTGGAGAAGATGGATTCTTCCCAGATACAATCATGAAGGCCACTTTATACGCTACCGACAAGATGCCCGCCCAACTCAATGAGGTCTTGGACAACATGCTGCCGATCACGAGAAACGAAAGGAAGAAGAGACAG GCTTCTCAAAACATACTCAATGAAATCAGCCACAATGTCAACAAGCTTTTCGAGGACTTGAAGGCCCAGAATGCTCCTGAAGCAATGGTGTACCTCAAGCTTTTGGGTGCTGAACTTGGGTATCTTGACACAAAAGATGGCAAGATGATTCGCAGTCTCCTTAAGATGATCCCCACTGAT TTCCTCAAAAGACTGCTCTCAAGTGTCGACAACGAGCTTTTCCTTCACTACATCTTCATGGATAATGAGTTTTATCTGCCCACCGGCGCTGGCTTTCCTCTGAGAGTTGCTCTGTCTGGTACCTTCACTCCTGGAGTCAAAGGAGGATTGAGCTTTAATCCATCCACG AGGGAATTTGCTTTGACGCTGTCTGCTGGCATTGAGTTTGTGACTGAGATTGGGACTCACTTCCCCGACTATGTTCACTGTGGTCTGGAGATGCAGACGAACATCTATCATGAGAGCGGCATTAAAGCGAAGCTCTCTGTGACCGACAGCCAGCTCAAGCTCTCCATTCCAGCTCCTCGTGGTCTGACTGAGCTCATCAGCGTCAC CAACTCTCTGGTGTCTGTTGTTGGTGCCAAGACTGAGCCCATTCCGGCCAAGGGCGAGTatattaatatgaataaatgcaCGGCTCTTTTCCCTGGACTGAAGTTCTGTACAGCCCTGAAGTATCCCGACACAAGCTCAAACGACGCTGCCCCTTACTTTCCTCTCACTGGGGACAGCAC ATTTGCTGTTGAGCTCCATCCATCTGAAGAGGTCACAGAGTACATTGCCACCATCAGCTACGCCTATGAGGATGAGGCAGACAAACTCACAATTAGCGTGAAGGCTGAAG GAACATCCCATGAGGCCAGAAATGTCCTGATATTAAACCGACAGCAGTACAGCGTCTCTGCACAGTTGCTAATGGATTCTCTTCAGCTTGATTCTAAAGTTTCTGCGAAACTGAAGCACACTGAGACGTTGACTTTGGAAATTGAGAATGAGCTAAAACTCCCGGAGACGACTTCAGTTCAAACACTCTCCCTGAAATACG AGAATGAGAAGATTGAGGCTGAATTTAAGTGTGATGTCAGATCTGAGATCCAGAGAATCATTCCCAACATCAGTGCTGTTGAAACATTTGTCAATAGCCTTCTTGATCGCCAGATTGGCCTGAAAGAGGTGAAGGTTTGTGATGTTCTGGCAAAGACTGTCGTG ATTTTGGGAGTTCATGCGGTGCCTGTGATCACTCTTCCTGAAAGACTGTTCCTGAATGT AGAGGCTGCTGCTAAATATCAGTTTGGCCAGCATTACTATACCATCACTCTTCCCTTGCCCTTGGGTGGAAAATCCACTAGAGATCTGAACTTTCCCACAACCCTCACCACGCCAAACCTGATTGTACCTCATCTTGGTCTGGAATTTGAATCTACTAGCATTGATCTTCCAGAGTTCTCCATTCCCGAGACTGTGGCGCTTTCTGTGCCGACTCTCGGATTGGTAGAGTTGTCCGGAAAACTAAACAGCAACTTCTACAACATAGAGGCAGCTTTGTCTGCGGCCAGAGATCCTGCTGAAAGTTATTCTGCTGTGTTTGAAGTCACTGGCATAAGTCCTGTTGACCTCCTCTCCCTAAAGGTCAAAG GATCTGCACTAGTTGAGGCCACATCCGATGATTCTCTCAAGGCCAACATAAAGACTGTGCTTCACCACAAGATTATCAATGCCACCATCAGCATTAAGGAGGAAGTGGAATTTGCTGAAAAACTCAGTGTGAAATCCAAAACCATGTTTGAATTAACTAGTCATGTTGGAGTGCAATTTTTGCTGGAGCACACTGGACAGTTCGGAGTTGATGCTGAGGAGATCTATGGAGATGGAAACTTGGAAGGATCCTTCAAGGCTGGTTTAATCCATGGCTCGGGAAACCTTTTGCAGTCAGTCTCAGTCCTCCCATTCAGATCAGAGGCGAAGATGAATTCTTCACTGAAAGTAGATTCAACACTTCTTCGGGCTCAGAACTCCTTTACTGTAGCCTTTGCCAATGGAGAGCTGATAATTATTTCCAACAACACAGCATTCGACAACCTTCTAACATTGCTAAACACTGCTAAAATTACCTTCAAGGAATCCAAGCTTGATCTAAATTCTCATACAAAAGCAGAGGTTCTTGGCCTGAAGATCCAAAACATGGCTGAGACCAGATTTGGTATTGACACAGTCAGCGTTAAGATTGAGACTTCCACTCACAGCTCTGCAGAACATATCCATTCCCTGGTCACAGTAGCACTAGATGTTAATGGTCTAGTTATTCACAGTGACGCCTCTGTTATACTCATTGGACACAAAGCTGTCCACAAATCCATTCTGAGCCTCAATAAAGATGGCCTGATAACCAATGGCACAGCCTCCCTGCAAAGCCTTTTGAGTCTGGAGGAGCTCAGGCACACCTTCAAGATCACCTACAAAAATGAAGCTGCCACTGCTCAGTGCAAAACCATTGGAAATATCATGGGAAGTCGCGTTAACCACAACACTGAACTCGAGATTGCTGGACTTTCTGGCCAAATCAAAAATCATATAAGTTTCAACTCCATATTATTCAATTTTGACACCAACACTGATGGTACAACTATTCCATTCAGATTCAATTTTAATGGCACTATTATTGGTAAAAATGCATATTACCTTCTTGGATACACAAGTTATGAGTTTATGGCAAAAGTGTTTCTAAAAGCAGAACCGCAATCCATTGCTCACTCTCATGAATGCAAGATCTCAACCGTCCTCGAGCTACCTATAGACAACGGCGGCTCCATTAAATCACAATTTGAAAGCATGTCTGACACTCTGCTGATCCCATCTGAACAAAATACTAAAGTGACAGTTAAAGCTAAAGTGAACAAATATGCCATTGAACAGGAAATAAGCGCTTACAATACTCAAGCGCGGCTTGGCCTGGAAGGGTCTGGAAAAGTGCACACCAATCTGTTTAACACTGCCAATACTGCTTATCAGGACTTTGCAGTCTCTGGCTTCCTAAAGTATGATAAAAACACTGATACACAATCAATTAACTTGCCTTTCCTTGAAGGTTTTTCTCTAGTCCATGGCAACATCAGAATAACACTTGAGAGCATTGGCGAAACCCTGAGGAATTACATCAACCGAGAGGGGATTGCTTCTAAAATTCAGACCTTAACTCAGCATGTTGGTGACTTTGTGTCTAATTTGAACTTTGAGAGAAGAGCTGTGCAGCTTAAACTTGCCTTGAAAGCTCTGTACCAAGAGTATGTGCTAAAGCTGAAAGGTCTGACTGGTGCATTTGAGAAGCTAGTGTTTGATATGGGTGAGGCATTGGATCATTTGGCGGAATTGACTCTGAAGGGTATGCAGATTGGCAAAGTTGTTGAAATGCTACCAAAGCACATCAaggttttaatattttttatcattGACGATATAAAAACTATTCTTAGCTCAATAAACACCCAAGGTTACACAAAACTGAATGAGATTTTCCATCCTGCCAGTGCTAAGCGTGACAGGCAGATTGAAGCAAATTCTCTTCTAGGGCCGTCTTTTGGAAAACTGTATGGTGAAGTCAGAATCAGCAGCCCTGTCTACAACTTCAGAACCTCTGCAGAGTTCAAGAACGCCTCAGAGAGATACCCTTTGTTCACAGCTTTTATTAACACTGAAGGAACCTCTGCAGACCTTAAAGCTCTGAACTACAATCTAGAATCCACAGCGCAGATATCGATCCCCGAGACGAGCCCTGTAATAGTGTCTGAAACATTCAAGTTAACACACATTGACTTGACTGTAGACCAACAGGCATTGCTGACTCTGAACGGATCTGCTTCTAACAGTACTTTCTTTCTTGACACCTCATACAAGAACCAGGTGAACATCCCCTCGCACTCTCTGTCTGGGGAAATCAGCCTGATTCAGAAGGCTGTAGCTTACCAGGATGATGCTGCATTCACACTGACAGTTAAAAATGAAGGAACAGGCAAATTTGCTCTTCAAGACTTCTCTGAAGAAGGCACCCATAGGGGTGAcctgcattttaacatgggcCTTGGTGCCCCCAAGCTGTCTTTTACTGGCCACACTGACAGCGATGCTTTGCAGATGAAGATAAAAGTGAACGCTGATGCTGTTGCACTAAGCTACATCAAATTCAACGCTCGTGTTGAAACAGAGTCTCCATTTATCAAGAACAGTTTGCTGGTTGCTTCTGGAAAGGCTACCTTTGGCGATATGAAGGTGGAAATCAAGGCATCTCATGTCACATCGGTTTTCGGAGCCGTCAGCGGAGTCTTCTCTAATACCGCCAACATCCTGACTTGTCCTAGTGAGGTTGCTATTGACTTTCAGAACAGAGGTATTGCCAAAATCAACCTCTTTGAGTCTTTTTTAGCCAATGTTGATCTCCAGAAAGACTACACTGTTTCCTTCAACTCTGGCATACAAGAAATCAGCAGTGTGGCAGTCGCCCACTTAAACCATTACAACTACAGCCATAACTTCACAGCCAGCAATAACAAAGCTGATATGGGTATTTACGCTGTTGTGAATAGTGTGGCCAACTTTGGGTACTTAaatgctgcagaaatgtttGTGCCAGCCATTTTCAGGATTCCAGCAATCAGAGAGCTGAACTGGAATGATAATACTGGCCCACTGGACTTGACCACAAGTGACCAGCCCATTGGTCTAAGGGCCAAACTTGTCTACCAGAAGAGCTGGTTTGCTCCTATTATTGATTTGGGTCTCGTTGTTCCGTCATTGGGTAACCTGGTCTCTGAGTTGTCTTTCAAGTCCTCTATTCTTAACCTAAATGCTAATGCAGGTATTTATCCAAAGGACTACTTGATGCGTGTTAGTGCCACAACTGCCTCTGTGTATCAGGGATTGAAGGCCAAGCTTGATGGAACCACTGGCCTGACCACAAATAATGGACTGAAACTGGCCTCTTCTTTGTCTTTGGAGAATGCCCACGTTGACTGTAATTATGGGAGTACCTTGACTCTGGAAGATAACTATGAGGCTGTATTGTCTGTGGACACAGTTGCTAAGATTAATCTGACAAGCTTCACTGTTGATGTCACACATCAACTTTCTGGGGACACCAAGGCCCATCCAAAGGCAACATCAAACTTAAAGGTCAAGTACAGCTTTGATCGTCCAGATTCAGTGGCTGCTGGATATGGAGATGCTGAGAATACCTTAAAGCTGGATGCAACTCTTTCCTTCATCTCCATTGAGTCCGCAACCCAAGTAACCACAGATTCTACATTCTCTGATCACACCAAAGTTAAGGGAAacatgaataatgaagctaacATCCACGTGAGCGCTGATGGTCTGAAATCCAATCTGAAGAATACTGGAAATGGGTTCATTGGTTTTAAATACTTCACGTTGGGGTTGGACATCAATGAGCAGCTGACTCTAAAAGGAGATCTTGGACGCATGTATTCTTTGCTAGAAATTGATTCAAACTATACATTTATCTATAATAGAGAGATTGAACTTGCAATAAACCACACTGCTcttggtaaagctgaatttgcTCCCCTAAGCACCCTCATGGCTGCTGTAGACATGCTCTTTACTGAGCCAAGATATCATGATTCGGAAGAAAGAAATACTTATTTAAGGAATGGATACAAAACAACAACTTTCTTCCGTTGGTACAATTTAAGTACAGAAATAATAGAAGAGTATTTTCATGAATTTCCTGTCTCAACGCTTGTGCTTGAGTGCTTTTCTAATCTAACTTCTCCATCTACGCTTCTGGAGTATCAGGGGGAATTAAGTTTTTTCCAAATTTACCTCAATTAA